From a single Ischnura elegans chromosome 7, ioIscEleg1.1, whole genome shotgun sequence genomic region:
- the LOC124162439 gene encoding Hermansky-Pudlak syndrome 5 protein homolog translates to MEVQPYVLVELEDLSPLSSPVKSSQRIKYTCFDASQRFIVLGATSGGIYIFQRKPCIFLQLIPNTEGAVTQVSVSPNESMFAFSTVKGFVFLVDHNVGQDGSGGVRKVQVSSDHRGAQITAFQWHLRTSDLYIGDDKGKISVVSVSFFMAKTIFQAPSFTLMELDSKIVQMDLHGNLLLVSTLTRSFICDTAQEQYRKIGSKPRNGTFGACFQEVDRSSSPVSDENVCADGPADINPNMYNSEAMNVRIFCARPGARLWEVGIGGEVVSTHKFAEVLSVPPVPILYVNSEPEQLEKSVVPGFTKVFPIGERFIFSYEQHSVYIMDPENACVILWSRLHQETTDVRVIGNIAYLWSGSLMALTLLTVEECLQSLFSAGRFKVCTDLCLCHLQYLMEHAQHILPLADLGKHIPAIPEEMIPLIEEVSRLAKKLEGRGQPHINMFRRLESGMHVNVGHESNGRKSMRDIHGGVAAMRSRSASPGFHQRKHALVKRDALSEDKEACSLASDGPSASLPDLSEGAVDSNGTEKPGSVSDSRNGLVIEEKEAKPVAESIQSQAKSIGTISQKLVEGTMTIREKWQELEGLVRAFSRDSPVEVSQADKCDEQDCDDEENEASDEGVYVYEDDIITSARDHLLKRSMSSSVMNKLPEAKPFHPVLDLENLFEKIKKIASDGYELSLLHSLFDSIFEAFLSYSSEKNKESGSMKNGKDAMGEVTVSVEEPKAENFLFPFRYYFTESMIAIILKCIEVLLSSDNSSAWLEEKFSSSLIIKADAHPALRNACSQQEFIDDKYCCALLDPFLDIIDPLRILSSLGNCSSPCRFLTWCKVIELVISKPWERLTKPPNGSTESGHLSNIPATFPFLLTEFDRVRESNCSMLLKDAPQILVKEGVSLRHSLYIIYWLCADNKNEDWCSALLSTFLLSEVDITQDRISHSCVIDALNKLNSRASPRPLCSCGYPCPGIATSCAHRYASVVVRLAKKSWQAGHLEDSLKLCWESGLWRWFVWFLHSGFLKRDELGKTVICDVLSPLSWDESRGQWEWGILSLLATLGDSWCLEEWLEEMDEVAWRNFVDLRKEVVKGNCLGCIARGLSSSNSDVAKSDPSTITWTEIGILMMENLGPECACSILMDSCSSDSDVLLDASFYRLCILSTIVSSVAKDKLAVKTVVRKLLGQETRDVCSPQVSQLVEECLARDSHSWGDVECLIPLPPSRQRAGNHHCGQSLSLSKNIPCPRCSLPLTSQVLLSSKPGGLLVLPCGHTLHTVCARSLNKSCPLGCPQVCLASCSGGLEDD, encoded by the exons atgGAAGTTCAGCCTTACGTTTTAGTTGAATTGGAAGATTTGTCTCCATTATCCTCTCCAGTGAAATCATCGCAACGGATTAAG TACACGTGCTTCGACGCCTCGCAAAGATTCATTGTTCTCGGTGCTACTAGCGGAGGAATCTATATATTTCAACGAAAGCCATGCATATTTCTTCAGTTGATTCCAAATACG GAGGGAGCAGTCACGCAAGTGTCAGTGTCACCAAACGAGAGCATGTTTGCCTTCTCTACAGTAAAAGGATTCGTTTTCCTAGTTGACCACAACGTTGGGCAAGATGGAAGTGGAGGAGTCAGAAAAGTGCAAGTGTCTTCTGATCATCGTGGAGCACAGATCACTGCTTTTCAATGGCACTTGAGAACCAGTGATTTGTACATCGGTGATGACAAGGGAAAGATATCTGTCGTCAGTGTCTCATTTTTTATG gccaaaactatttttcaagccCCATCATTCACCCTCATGGAATTAGATTCAAAAATTGTCCAAATGGATCTTCATGGAAATCTTCTGCTTGTGTCAACATTGACTCGTTCATTTATATGTGATACTGCTCAAGAACAATACAGGAAAATTGGAAGCAAGCCTAGAAATGGTACTTTCGGGGCTTGTTTTCAAGAAGTTGATCGAAGTAGCTCTCCAGTGTCTGATGAAAATGTGTGTGCTGATGGGCCAGCAGATATAAATCCAAATATGTATAACTCTGAAGCTATGAACGTGAGGATATTTTGTGCTAGGCCTGGTGCTAGGCTCTGGGAGGTTGGCATTGGTGGAGAAGTAGTGAGCACACACAAATTTGCTGAAGTACTTTCTGTCCCTCCTGTACCTATTCTATACGTTAATTCTGAGCCTGAACAGCTCGAGAAATCAGTGGTTCCTGGCTTCACCAAAGTGTTTCCCATTGGGGAAAGgttcattttttcttatgaacAGCACTCAGTTTATATTATGGATCCAGAGAATGCATGTGTCATCCTTTGGAGCAGATTGCATCAAGAAACTACTGATGTTCGTGTTATTGGTAACATTGCCTACCTTTGGTCTGGATCATTGATGGCACTTACCCTTCTCACTGTTGAGGAATGTTTGCAGTCATTATTTTCAGCCGGCCGCTTCAAAGTTTGCACCGACCTATGCCTCTGCCATCTTCAGTACCTTATGGAGCATGCTCAGCACATATTACCCCTGGCAGACCTCGGAAAGCACATCCCTGCCATTCCTGAGGAGATGATACCATTAATAGAGGAGGTATCACGATTGGCAAAAAAGCTGGAGGGTAGGGGTCAACCTCATATAAATATGTTCCGGAGGCTGGAATCTGGAATGCATGTCAACGTGGGTCATGAATCTAATGGTAGAAAAAGTATGAGAGACATTCATGGTGGTGTTGCTGCCATGCGTTCAAGGAGTGCATCCCCAGGCTTCCATCAAAGAAAGCATGCATTAGTGAAGAGGGATGCTTTATCCGAAGATAAAGAAGCTTGCTCCTTGGCCTCCGATGGTCCTTCAGCATCCTTGCCTGACCTATCAGAAGGAGCTGTTGACAGTAATGGTACCGAGAAGCCAGGAAGCGTGTCTGACAGCAGAAACGGCCTAGTGATTGAGGAGAAGGAGGCAAAACCAGTGGCAGAATCAATCCAGTCACAAGCCAAGTCTATTGGGACCATCTCGCAAAAGCTGGTGGAAGGGACAATGACGATCAGGGAGAAATGGCAAGAATTAGAGGGCTTAGTTAGAGCATTCAGTCGTGATTCACCTGTTGAAGTTTCACAGGCTGATAAATGTGATGAGCAAGATTGTGATGATGAGGAAAATGAAGCTTCAGATGAAGGAGTTTACGTGTATGAAGATGATATAATTACTTCAGCCCGTGACCATCTTTTAAAGAGAAGCATGTCATCTTCTGTGATGAACAAATTGCCAGAGGCTAAGCCATTTCATCCTGTTTTggatttagaaaatttatttgagaaaatcaagaaaattgctaGTGATGGCTATGAGCTCTCTCTGCTGCATTCTCTCTTTGATTCAATATTTGAAGCCTTCCTTTCTTATTCAAGTGAAAAGAACAAGGAATCTGGTAGCATGAAAAATGGTAAGGATGCCATGGGAGAAGTTACAGTATCAGTTGAAGAGCctaaagctgaaaattttttgtttccatttcgATATTATTTTACTGAAAGCATGAttgcaataatattaaaatgtattgaGGTGTTGCTTTCTTCTGATAATTCATCTGCATGGCTTGAAGAAAAATTTAGTTCGTCTTTGATTATAAAGGCAGATGCTCACCCAGCTTTGAGAAATGCTTGTTCTCAACAAGAATTCATTGATGACAAGTATTGTTGTGCCTTACTTGATCCATTCTTAGACATAATTGACCCTTTGAGAATTCTATCCAGCTTAGGAAATTGTAGCAGCCCATGCCGGTTTTTAACATGGTGCAAAGTCATAGAATTGGTGATAAGTAAACCTTGGGAAAGGTTGACAAAGCCACCAAATGGAAGTACAGAAAGTGGTCACCTATCAAATATACCAGCTACGTTTCCATTCCTTCTGACTGAATTTGACAGGGTCAGAGAATCTAATTGCTCAATGCTTCTGAAAGATGCACCCCAAATATTGGTGAAAGAAGGGGTATCGTTGCGACACTCACTCTACATAATATATTGGCTTTGTGCAGACAATAAAAATGAAGATTGGTGTTCTGCCCTACTCTCCACTTTTCTGTTAAGTGAGGTTGACATTACTCAAGACCGCATATCTCATTCATGTGTAATTGATGCCCTCAACAAGTTGAATTCACGTGCTTCTCCGCGACCACTCTGCTCCTGTGGCTACCCTTGTCCTGGCATTGCCACTTCCTGTGCTCATAGATATGCTAGTGTTGTTGTGAGACTTGCAAAGAAATCATGGCAAGCTGGCCATCTTGAAGATAGTCTCAAGTTGTGCTGGGAGTCAGGCCTGTGGCGGTGGTTTGTTTGGTTTTTGCACTCAGGGTTTTTGAAGAGGGATGAATTGGGAAAAACAGTTATCTGTGATGTTCTCTCTCCACTTAGTTGGGATGAGTCTCGTGGGCAATGGGAGTGGGGTATTCTTAGTCTCCTGGCCACCTTAGGAGACAGTTGGTGCCTTGAGGAATGGCTGGAAGAGATGGATGAAGTGGCATGGAGAAATTTTGTGGACCTTAGGAAGGAAGTTGTGAAAGGGAACTGCCTTGGCTGCATAGCTCGTGGCCTTTCATCGTCAAACTCTGATGTGGCCAAGTCTGATCCCTCCACTATCACATGGACTGAAATTGGGATTCTTATGATGGAGAACTTGGGACCTGAATGTGCATGTTCCATCCTGATGGATTCTTGTTCTTCTGACTCTGATGTCCTACTGGATGCCAG TTTTTACCGGCTGTGCATTTTGTCTACCATTGTCAGCTCAGTTGCAAAGGATAAACTCGCTGTAAAAACTGTGGTGAGGAAATTACTTGGACAAGAGACCAGAGATGTATGTTCTCCTCAG GTCTCCCAACTGGTTGAAGAGTGCTTGGCAAGGGATTCACACAGTTGGGGTGATGTTGAGTGCCTTATTCCCCTTCCTCCATCTCGTCAAAGAGCTGGAAATCATCATTGTGGACAGTCTCTCTCTTTGAGCAAGAATATTCCTTGCCCACGGTGTTCACTGCCTCTCACAAGTCAGGTTTTGCTCTCTAGCAAGCCTGGGGGTTTGTTGGTTCTGCCATGTGGCCATACCCTCCATACTGTATGTGCCAGGTCCTTGAATAAATCATGTCCATTAGGATGCCCTCAGGTTTGTTTAGCATCATGTAGTGGTGGTTTGGAAGACGATTGA
- the LOC124162440 gene encoding F-box only protein 8-like — MGQAVRRFMPVDFEVDIILRFLEFEPEPNPIYDKRWNGSDNLTNKFPDLNDLPPELGLEVLSHLNATDLCLAACVWQELAADEILWQGLCRNQWGYVSIYEEKKKKSFSYRKLYLDLDEGTLTFNSDAYKGMEYFINRGLVADRPEEIASFFHHTNCLHPREMRKYLDSRRDVLEKLVELQDYGNLFLPRALRRFFQTIQAPNDRGNYLQTLLEKFSRQFCQCNPHLNLTPDVVYILCFSLILLSVDLTSPHVKNKMSKREFIRNVRNALQRFDDELYGHLYDDIYLDGHIAPNTED, encoded by the exons ATGGGGCAAGCAGTTCGGAGGTTTATGCCTGTGGACTTCGAAGTGGATATCATTCTTAGATTTTTAGAATTTGAACCAGAACCGAATCCAATATATGACAAAAGATGGAATG GAAGTGACAACTTGACAAATAAATTCCCCGACTTAAACGATCTGCCTCCAGAACTTGGTCTTGAAGTACTATCTCATCTCAATGCCACAGATCTCTGTCTTGCAGCATGTGTTTGGCAAGAGCTAGCCGCGGACGAAATTCTTTGGCAAGG TCTTTGCCGAAACCAATGGGGATATGTATcaatatatgaagaaaaaaagaagaaatcattttCATACAGAAAGCTTTACTTGGACTTGGATGAGGGTACTTTAACTTTTAACTCTGATGCATACAAG GGAATGGAATACTTTATTAACCGTGGACTTGTTGCTGACAGACCAGAAGAAATTGCCAGTTTCTTTCACCATACAAACTGTCTTCATCCAAGAGAGATGAGGAAATACCTTGATTCCAG GCGTGATGTCCTTGAGAAGTTAGTTGAGTTGCAAGACTACGGTAATTTGTTCTTGCCTCGGGCATTGAGGAGATTCTTTCAAACAATACAGGCCCCAAATGACCGAGGGAACTACTTGCAAACTCTACTTGAAAAGTTTTCCCGACAGTTTTGCCAGTGTAACCCTCATCTCAATTTAACTCCAG ATGTTGTGTATATACTCTGCTTCTCACTCATATTGCTATCCGTGGACCTGACCAGTCctcatgtgaaaaataaaatgtcaaagcGAGAGTTCATCAGAAATGTGAGAAATGCACTTCAGAGGTTTGATGACGAACTGTATGGCCACCTATATGATGACATTTATTTAGATGGGCACATTGCCCCAAATACTGAAGACTGA